CTCGCTGGTTGAGGCCAGGCCCTGCCTGAGATTCATGCGGCGCCCCAGGGATTCGGTGTCTCGGAGAGCGCGAGTCGACTCCGTGCGGCTGAGTGTCAACGCCGCATCCGGCTCCGCAGCCATCGGAGCCGCCGGAGCGCTCTGGCCTTTGGCGCGGCCTCCGTCGGCGAAGCCTCCGGCTTTGCGATCGGCTTGCAGCTCGGCCAGTTTGTCCACTTCCCGTTTTTCGAGGCTGTCGCTGTAAACCGGCGGACGCAACGACAAGTAAAGCTCCGGCTCGACCACCGGCCGGGTGGTGTAGAGCGGCTGGTACAGATCCATCATGAACGAGATCGGACGTCCGGAAACGAGCGACAGGCGAACGTTGGTCCAATCTTCGTCACTGGTGTTTTCCACGATCGCCCAACCCTGCAAGAAGGGCGGTTCTTTCTCGTCGAGCACCAGGCGATAACTCGTCTTCCACACCGGCGTCTGCGCGATGTAGGAGACGGCGACTTTGCGTTTGCCGTTGCCGTCGAAAAGGGCGGAGACGGTCTTCTTTTGCGTGTCGTGGCTGGCGCCCAGCGCTTCCAGGGCCTGGCGAAGTTCCGCGTTCAGCCGTTCGTTGCTGAGCTTGATCCGTTGGATTTGCGGCAGAGGAATTGACTGCAAGCCGTCCGCCGTCAGCAGATTCAAAAACTCCACCTCAACCGTTTTGTTTTCGCCCGCGGGCTGAAGTTTGTGTTCGACGCCCAGGATCGTGCCGGTCAAAGGGCCAGGCCGCATCACTTCGACCGCTTCGCCCCGGACTTGATTGAGCAACTGGCCGAGCGTGGGATTCTCGGTCAGATCGATGGCAAAGCTTTTCAAGGTTTTGGCAATGGGATCGCGCGAGCCGTAGGTGACGGTCGTAACCTGGCCGCCGTTGAAATCCTGGACCACCAGGCTCTTCAGAAGGTCATTGATGTCCTCGACTTTGAAGCGCAGGTCCACCTTCGCGCGGCCCTCGACTTCGCCGGTGCGCTCGAAATAGCCGACGCCACTTGAGTAGAGGATGACTTCGGAGAGCGGGAGCGCCGCCGGGCGGGTTGGCGCGCCGCCGCCGCCGGTCTGAGGTTCGGCCGCGAGCATCGGCCAGGCGAGCAAGGAGAGATTTGTGAGGAGCCAGAGGGGCAGGATTCGTTTCATATGGTCAATTCAGTTCTCACGCATTGGACGGACGCACAATGAAAAAACTCCCGTCTCCGTCCCCAGTTATCAGTTATCAGTTATCAGTTATCCGTTGTCAGTTGTCAGCTAACTGACAACTGCCTCTTGATTTTGCCGCCAAGTCCACAAGAATTCCGAGATGCGTGTCGCGGGTATTGCCTGGTTCCTGGCGCTGGTTTTGTGGGCGCCGGGATGCACGGTTGATTCGCTGAAGAAGAGAGGCGTCGTTCCGCCATCCACTCCCGAAGAGCGCGCCGTGGCTTTTCTGGTCCGGGAAGTTCCGCGCTGGCCGCGGGAGAACCACTGTTTCTCTTGCCACAACAACGGCGACGCCGTCCGCGCTTTGTACGTCGCATCGGCCCTGGGTTTTCAAGTTCCGCCAAGCGCGCTCGCAGACACGACCGCCTGGTTGCGGCGACCCGATCAATGGGAAAACAATAAGGGCGATCCCGGCTTCAGCGACAAACGGCTCGCGACCATTCAATTCGCCGCCGCCCTGGCAGCCGCCATCGAGACCAAACATGTCCAAGATCGAGGCGAGATCCTGGCCGCCGCGCGCAAACTGGCGCCCGAACAGAACGCAAACGGCGCCTGGCTCATCGAACCGGTGAGCGCGCTGGGTTCACCCGCGACGTATGGAACACATCTGGCGACGGTCGCGGTCCTGGAAGCTCTGTCGCCGCTGCGCGAGAATCGAATCTTCGAATCCAGGCGAAAAGCGGAAGCGTGGCTCGTGGAGGCTCCCGTGGTGAGCGTTCTTGACTCCGCAGCGGTGGTCATAGGCTTGGCGCGCCGCAGCGATCCGCAGTCGGTTGCGAAACGAAAGGAATGTCTGGATCGAATTCGGCGGTCGCAAACTCTCGACGGCGGCTGGGGGCCTTACGTCGATTCGCCTCCGGAACCCTTTGACACTGCGGTCGTGCTTTTGGCGCTGGCAGGATTGCGCTCTGCGCCGGATGTGGGCGCCCTGATTCGGCGCGGCCGCGAATATCTCGTGCAGACGCAATTGCCCAACGGCAGTTGGCCGGAAACGACGCGGCCTTCGGGCGGAGAGAGCTACGCGCAACGGATTTCGACGACGGGCTGGGCAACGCTGGCGTTGCTGCGAACAGGAGGCGAGAGGCATGGAAAGTCTTCTGTTCCGAAAGGACCTGCACTCGGCCCATGAACCCGGTAGGCGAGGCCGTTGGGAGGAAGCCATCGCAGATTTGAACCGAGCTCTCGCGCTCGATCCGGAGCCGCAGGGGACCTACCATTGCCTGGCCGCATTGTTTGTCCAGGTCGGCGAGTTCACCAACTATCGACAGATCTGCCGGCAGATGGTCGCCCGCTTCGGGGCCACTACCGAACCGCAAGTCGCCGAACGAATGATAAAGGACTGCCTCATCCTCCCTTCCGCCGGAGTCGGCCCCACGATCATGGCACGATGGGTGGAGCTGGTTGAGCAAACGGCCCGGCAGTACGAGGCCCATGGGTGGCTCGAACTGGCGGCGGGGCTGGCGGCTTATCGGCAAGGCCAGCATGAGAGCGCCATTCGGTGGAGTCGGAAGGCGTTGCAGTCCGACCATCAAGTGCGCAGTGTCGAAGCTTCCATGGTGCTGGCGATGGCGCTCCGGCAATCGAATCAAACCGCCGAAGCGCGCCAGGAGCTGGCCCGTGGTGTCGAATATGCGCGCCAGCACATGCCGCGTCTTGAAAACGGCGACCTCGGCGGCAGTTGGATCGACTGGATCATCGCGCAGGCGCTCATGCGGGAGGCCAAGACGCTGATCGAACAACCAGCGTCTCCATGAGACGTCGGCGCTCACTGCGTCCCGGGAGTTGTCCTCTTGGTCGTTGAGTCAAAGTCAGGGACGGAGTGGTCCGCATTTCGCGAAGCGAAAGTTCTCTCTGGGGAAACTGATGGCGGGGCTTGGGAAGCCCATCCGTCCCTACCCAACAGGTTCATGGGAGGGCTGCTTCTACGGCAATCTGTTTGTAGCGGTCGATGGCTTCCCAAAACGTCCGGCGCGCCTCCTCGCGCTCCGGCGCGGCTATGCTTTGGCCGCGGGAACGCCAGAGCTGTTCGATGCATCCGATGCACCAGAGCGCGCTCTGCCGGGAAGCCCGGATGGGCCGGCCTCCCACCAGGACGTTGACCGGGTTCGTGTGGAACTGCGGGAAATGCCGCAGCGCAATCCAACTGCTGCGCTCGATCGTCACGGAGAACTCCAAATCGTGCACCCGATCGTCCGCGGGAACTTGCCGTGACGCCACCGCGCGGCCGTTCACGACAAGTTCAACCAGACGTTGTTTCTCGGCGAAGGAAGGATTCCCGGACCGATTCACCGGCTCGTGCAGGTTCACGGTGTCTCCCACCAACCTCATCCCGCCCGCAGGCCGCGCCGCGCCATAAGCGACTTCCAACGGCGTTTCCGAACTGAAAGCCACTTTGGCGGTGATTTTGACGGCGCCAGGTTGAGCAAGCGCCAGGGCCTCTCCAGGCGTCCGGCCGTTGACGCGGAATTCCAGCGCGTGCGCGTAACCGTCCGAGACATACGAGCGGCCTTCGGCGACTCCCTTGCACCATTCCGCGAAATCCACGCGCGCAATCTTCCCGAGCTGAACATAAACCCGCCCCTGTCCCACTCGGGTGCCGCTCATGCAAGGAAAGTCCGTTTCGCCGCTCACCTTCAAGGGGAAGCCGCAATTGAGCAGATGATACCAGCAGTTCCATTCCAAAAGCCGCGCCGTGTCCATGGCGCTGATGAAGTCGCACAAGCCTTTCGCGGTGGTCACGAAGATTTCCTGCGCGCCCACGCTGTTCAACTCCGGAATCGCCAGGTTGGGCAAACCATCCGCGGCGCGGTCCACGCTTTGGACTAATTCTGCTTCCGAAAGATGGCCGTCCCGGTTGGCATCGGTGCTTTCGAAATCTTCGGGCAGCAAACCCTGCTGCGCTTCTTCGGCGTGGAGGCGTCCGTTCTTGTCGGAGTCGAGTTGGGCGAGAAGGCGTTTGGCGGCGGCCACCGGATTGACTTGGAGGCCGCTGCCCGAATGCGCGTAGCCCGTGCAAGCGCCTTGCGCCTTGGCCCAGCGCAGCACGGGCGTGGTCCAGGTTGGCCAGCCCTGGCTGCCGTTCGCTCCCGGATAAATCTGCTCCTTGAGATTCAACAAGCAAACGTGGCCGAGCGCTTGCGAGCCAAAGCCGCTCACTTCGATGTCGTACTTGAGCACGGTCAATGGCTCGCTCAACTGGTTCGCGGTCGGTTCGAAGAATTGCTTCTGAAAATCGAACGAAGGCCCCCAGGTCAAAAGGCAGCCGACATTCAAACCCTCGCCCTTCACTTGCAGGAACATGTCTTTCGCGAGCACGCCTTCGGACGGCGACGTGTAATGCGCGCAGCCCGCGGCGTGGATGTGATGATCGCCCGCGAAGAACCCATATTCCATGGGATTGACCCACCGCTCCAGGCGCGCGGCCAGTGCCGCGGGGCCTTCGCGCGGGATCACCACCGTCCGTTGAAGCCAGCGATATTCCGGGCCGCGTCCGTAATACATGACGAACTCCCCCGGCGGGAGCAACACCGAGTCGCCGTCCTGCCGGTAGATTTGTTTTTGGAAAAAGAAGTCCGGGGCGAGGCGTTTGGCCTGCGGAGGATAAACATGGCCGGAGCGGTCCAGGAACATGAGGCGGGCCGTTGTGGGCTTCCCGTCGAAATCGCGGATGGACATCTTCACCGGAATCGCCGGCCGGATGTTGAACAACACCGGAACTTCCGCGCGAAAACCCAGGTCTTGCGTGCCTTGCCCGGCGTCAAAACCAATCGTGGCTTCGCGCATTCCCGCTTCGTGGCTGTAGAGCAACGCGAGGGCATACTCGACCTTCAGTCCGCTCAGATTCGGCGTCATCGGCGGGCCTCCGAACATTTCCACCTGCAAAAAGCGATCGGCGCGGCCGGCTAGATTCTCATTTTCGCGGAGTTGCTCCTGCTTTTGCCGCTGCATGCTCAGTTTGGCTACGCCGGCATAGACCGGGCCGGATTGCGGGCTGGAGATTCTGAGCGGATGAGTGGAGGTGCTTTCGTTGAGGACTTTGACCAGCACGGGCGTGTATCCCATCTGCTGCAATCGCGCCGACGCCGGGCCTCGTGAAACTTTCACGCGCACTTCCGGATTCAAAGTCACGACGAACAGCACGTGCGGATCGAGCAGTTCCTGAATCCGCCGCCCATCGCGGGATGGTAGCGCGGGTTCAAGCGCCTTCCTCGTTTCGGCGGCCAGCGGGGCGCCCAGAAAATCCAGCGCCTGCGTCAGCCGTTCCACGTTCGCCGCCAGCGGCTGGCCCTCGACTTCGACCGGGTCTAGCGCAGGCGCGGCGCGGGAAGCGTCCGGTAGCGCGAGAAACACAATGGCACTAAGCAGCCAGATCACACCGCGCTTCCTCGGTCTTCGTGTTGTTCTTCCCATGTTCAAGTGTTCAAGTGTATCCCCCTCAGCTAACGACGGTGGGGCGACGCTCCTGCGGAGCCTTTCTTCGATGGCATTGGCTCGGCGGGAGTCCTCGCCCCAACTTCAACTGAGGGCATACGTTCAAGTGCCGGACTTTGTTTAGCAACGCCGGTTGATTTTGCGAGACTCAATTCGGAGGCTCCCGGCTCATTCGTCCTTGGGAAGACCCATCTGGCTGATCGCCACGAGGGACATACCAAGTTCCGACAAGGTGCGAAGCTCATCCGTCTGGCACGTCTTCTTGCATCGGACGCATTGGTCTGTCAGTTCGGGCATCATACTTTCACCCAACCCGCCCACCCAGCCAGGGCCTTCATGGAACCGAGAACTTGTAGATGCACTGTCCGCGTCAGCCGCGTCAGAGTGTCAGTTTACTTTTGAGATCATTGCGATATTCTCTCGCCGGCATGAACCGCGTTGCCTTGATCACCGGAGCCTCTCGCGGCATTGGGCGCGGCGTCGCGCTGGACCTCGCGCAGATCGGATTCGATCTGGTGGTCAACTACGCGGGAAACAAAGACGCCGCGGACAAGACCGTGGCCGGTTGCCTGGAGGCCGCGCGTGCGAGCGGACACCCGATTCGTGCGGAGTCCTGCCAGGCGGATGTCGGTCAAGCCCCAGACCGCCGCCGCCTTCTGGAGTTCACCAAAGAGAGGTTTGGCCGGCTCGATTTGCTCGTGAACAATGCCGGCATCACTTCGATCGGGCGGGCGGATATTCTGGAGGCGACGGAAGAGAATTTTGATCGCCTCATGGCCATCAACCTGAAAGGCCCCTATTTCCTCACGCAGCAAGCGGCCCGATGGATGATCGAGCAAGTCCAGGCGGAGAGATCAACCGTCCAACCCGCCGATCCCGCCGTCCCGCCGCCGGATTACCGGCCGCAGATCATCACGATTTCATCCATCAGCGCTTACACCGTCTCCACCAATCGGGGCGATTACTGCCTGGCCAAAGCCGCGCTCGGCATGCTGACCAAGCTTTACGCGGTGCGCCTGGCGGAGCACGGCATCAACGTGTTTGAGATTTCTCCGGGCATAATCGCGTCCGACATGACGGCGGGTGTGAGGGAGAAATACGACAAACTGATTGCCGACGGATTGACGCCTATCCGGCGCTGGGGCGTGCCCGAGGACGTCGGACGAGCCGTTGCCGCCATCGCCCAG
Above is a window of Verrucomicrobiota bacterium DNA encoding:
- a CDS encoding terpene cyclase/mutase family protein, whose translation is MRVAGIAWFLALVLWAPGCTVDSLKKRGVVPPSTPEERAVAFLVREVPRWPRENHCFSCHNNGDAVRALYVASALGFQVPPSALADTTAWLRRPDQWENNKGDPGFSDKRLATIQFAAALAAAIETKHVQDRGEILAAARKLAPEQNANGAWLIEPVSALGSPATYGTHLATVAVLEALSPLRENRIFESRRKAEAWLVEAPVVSVLDSAAVVIGLARRSDPQSVAKRKECLDRIRRSQTLDGGWGPYVDSPPEPFDTAVVLLALAGLRSAPDVGALIRRGREYLVQTQLPNGSWPETTRPSGGESYAQRISTTGWATLALLRTGGERHGKSSVPKGPALGP
- a CDS encoding tetratricopeptide repeat protein; protein product: MESLLFRKDLHSAHEPGRRGRWEEAIADLNRALALDPEPQGTYHCLAALFVQVGEFTNYRQICRQMVARFGATTEPQVAERMIKDCLILPSAGVGPTIMARWVELVEQTARQYEAHGWLELAAGLAAYRQGQHESAIRWSRKALQSDHQVRSVEASMVLAMALRQSNQTAEARQELARGVEYARQHMPRLENGDLGGSWIDWIIAQALMREAKTLIEQPASP
- a CDS encoding 3-ketoacyl-ACP reductase; protein product: MNRVALITGASRGIGRGVALDLAQIGFDLVVNYAGNKDAADKTVAGCLEAARASGHPIRAESCQADVGQAPDRRRLLEFTKERFGRLDLLVNNAGITSIGRADILEATEENFDRLMAINLKGPYFLTQQAARWMIEQVQAERSTVQPADPAVPPPDYRPQIITISSISAYTVSTNRGDYCLAKAALGMLTKLYAVRLAEHGINVFEISPGIIASDMTAGVREKYDKLIADGLTPIRRWGVPEDVGRAVAAIAQDSFPFSTGEVINVDGGFHLRRL